ATCTCCACCAGCCCCACCGCCAGGATCTTCCCGTCGCCCACCAGCAGCGTCGCGCCTGCCATGGGCGGCCGGCTGATGGGGTAGACCGTCGCACCGGTGATCGCCAGCTTGGTCATCGCCCGTTCACCTCCCCGCAGGGCCGGCCCGGCTCCGGGCCTTCCCGTCCGTCGTGTCCCCAGCCGCCGTGGGCGCTCCCGCGGTCGTCATCCATGTAGACCACCCTGCCCTCCACCATCGTCCAGGCCACCCGGGTGGTGAGCTCCAGCGGGTCGCCGTCCCAGAGCACCAGGTCGGCGTCTCTGCCGGGGGCGATGCTGCCGACCCGGTCCGCCACGCCCAGGATCTCCGCCGGGGTCAGGGTGACCGCCCGGAGCGCCTCCTCCGGCATCAGCCCCTCGCGCACGGCCAGGGCGGCGGCGACGTTCAGGTACAGTTGGTCCAGCTGGGGATGGCCGGTGACGATCGCGGTGGGCACCCCGTGCCGGTGCAGCGCAAGCGGCAGGTGGAAGCCCACGTCCCGGGTTTCCTGCCGGCCCCGGGCGGCCAGGGACGGCCCCGCCGCCACCGCGGCCCCCGCCTCGGCGATGAGGTCGGCCACCAGGTGGCCCTCGGTCGCGCCCAGCAGCGTGATGCGGATGCGGAACTCCCGGCCGATCCGCAGGGCGGTGACGATGTCATCCGCCCGGTGCGCCTCCACCAGCAGCGGCAGCTCGCCCCGCAGGACGGGCAGCAGCGCCTCGCAGCGCAGGTCCCGCTCCTTCCCGGGGTCGTACTCCTGGGCCTTCACCAAGGCCTCCCGCAGGACGGCGGCGACGCCCATGCGGGTCGCCGGCATCCGCTTCTCCCCGCCGTAGGCGGCCTTCGGCCGCTCGCCCAGGCCGGCCGCCACGCCGGTGGGGTGGCGGAGGACCA
The nucleotide sequence above comes from Symbiobacterium thermophilum IAM 14863. Encoded proteins:
- a CDS encoding amidohydrolase; translation: MLAVVNARILTVSAGVIPSGAVLVDDAGRIAAVGERVDVPEGTEMIDAGGRTLTPGLVDGFSRLGLINEGLGWAGSDADESTDPNTAHVRALDGLYPFDRGIAEAHTGGVTTVHVVPGGSNVLAGQALAIKLRRAVAADDLVLRHPTGVAAGLGERPKAAYGGEKRMPATRMGVAAVLREALVKAQEYDPGKERDLRCEALLPVLRGELPLLVEAHRADDIVTALRIGREFRIRITLLGATEGHLVADLIAEAGAAVAAGPSLAARGRQETRDVGFHLPLALHRHGVPTAIVTGHPQLDQLYLNVAAALAVREGLMPEEALRAVTLTPAEILGVADRVGSIAPGRDADLVLWDGDPLELTTRVAWTMVEGRVVYMDDDRGSAHGGWGHDGREGPEPGRPCGEVNGR